A DNA window from Paenibacillus sp. HWE-109 contains the following coding sequences:
- a CDS encoding exo-rhamnogalacturonan lyase family protein: MEQIKQVRVHWLEKALPNSCGVTWGVPWPQGELDRLKASSFTLMNPSGDPLKIQSWPTAYWPDGSVKWTAHAASFNKPESEGYLLQAVDEESKAYQADSHLKVTQSADEVTVDTGVIRCIVGKQGKALIRALYQGEKLISSEGSLVCMREERRTTASGRVYQEESFSGEVTSVMIEQMGPSRVVLMVEGGHLSRAGNRSWLPFRLRLYFYANQASIRIVHTFLFDGNPQEDFVKGLGISFGLPLTAPLYNRYVRFAGDTGFFSESPRHLSTWRTKGVYTDMFRQQQAGEPIVFDPEKDANFKRLLDDSASWDSYKLTQLSADSYAVVKQTNGACSWVKAVSGNRSRGLAYAGDAYGGLAAGLRNFWQKHPASLEVTGMTTDEAKLTLWFWSPDAAAMDMRHYDTATHVESAYEGAEELGSTPYGIGNTNELMLWCCEGTPTAAELADMTEHVQALPQLICEPARYHDTNVFGIWSLPDRSTPAKAWMEEQLDACLSFYKQEVEQRRWYGFWDYGDFMHTYDDVRHEWRYDVGGFAWQNTELVPNIWLWLSFLRSGRADLFRMAEAMTRHTSEVDMYHLGEYAGLGSRHNVVHWGCGCKEARIAMAGLHRYYYFLTADERIGDILAEVADADFATVVIDPMRAYFPKDEHPTHVRSGPDWAAFSSNWMSQWERFETSQYRDKILQGIKNLKAAPFRLLSGTTFGYDPNSGTLTHISDGNYAYHMVVSFGAPQVWIELAHLLSDPEWDDMLVEFGEFYYLEPEERLARTNGILHADKFSWPMFAAGMAAYAANRRGNTELAVKTWRILMENRLPGESEDATRTYPVPELAYVRPIHELPTITTNVTSQWSLNAILCLELIGNELPMGDERF, encoded by the coding sequence ATGGAACAGATCAAGCAAGTCCGCGTGCATTGGCTGGAAAAAGCGCTCCCGAACTCTTGCGGCGTTACTTGGGGAGTACCTTGGCCTCAAGGTGAATTGGATCGGCTGAAAGCCAGTTCGTTCACCCTGATGAATCCGTCAGGAGATCCATTGAAGATTCAGAGTTGGCCAACAGCCTATTGGCCTGACGGGAGTGTGAAGTGGACAGCGCACGCTGCGTCGTTCAACAAGCCAGAAAGTGAAGGCTATTTACTGCAAGCTGTGGATGAAGAGTCTAAAGCGTACCAGGCAGATTCACACCTGAAGGTTACACAATCTGCTGATGAAGTGACCGTCGATACCGGTGTAATCCGATGTATCGTAGGTAAGCAGGGAAAGGCATTAATCCGCGCTCTCTATCAGGGAGAGAAGTTAATCAGCTCGGAAGGTTCGCTTGTTTGTATGCGTGAGGAGCGGCGGACGACAGCGAGCGGCCGTGTTTACCAGGAAGAATCATTCAGCGGCGAGGTCACATCCGTAATGATTGAACAGATGGGCCCTTCACGCGTCGTACTTATGGTGGAGGGCGGGCATCTCTCCAGGGCAGGCAATCGTTCATGGCTCCCCTTCAGACTGCGTCTATATTTCTATGCCAACCAAGCATCGATTCGGATTGTTCATACCTTCTTATTCGATGGAAATCCGCAGGAGGATTTCGTGAAAGGGCTTGGCATTTCGTTCGGTTTGCCGCTGACGGCCCCCCTGTATAACAGGTATGTTCGTTTTGCCGGCGATACTGGCTTTTTCAGTGAATCGCCCCGTCACTTGTCAACATGGCGAACGAAGGGCGTCTATACGGATATGTTCCGGCAGCAGCAAGCCGGTGAGCCGATAGTCTTCGATCCAGAGAAGGATGCCAACTTCAAGAGGCTGCTGGATGATTCCGCTTCATGGGACAGCTACAAGTTAACTCAACTTTCCGCCGACTCTTATGCTGTTGTCAAACAAACCAATGGAGCATGCAGTTGGGTGAAGGCCGTCAGCGGCAATCGTTCGAGAGGGCTCGCATATGCCGGAGACGCTTACGGCGGACTTGCAGCCGGGCTGCGCAATTTTTGGCAGAAGCACCCTGCATCTCTGGAAGTAACCGGGATGACGACAGATGAGGCCAAGCTAACGCTCTGGTTCTGGTCGCCGGATGCGGCGGCTATGGATATGCGCCATTATGATACGGCAACACATGTGGAATCCGCCTATGAAGGAGCGGAAGAGCTGGGCAGCACACCTTATGGAATCGGTAATACGAACGAGCTTATGCTTTGGTGCTGCGAGGGGACTCCGACAGCTGCGGAACTTGCTGATATGACCGAACATGTTCAAGCCCTGCCGCAGCTCATCTGCGAACCAGCACGTTATCATGATACGAACGTATTCGGTATCTGGAGCCTGCCTGACCGCAGTACGCCTGCCAAAGCTTGGATGGAAGAGCAACTCGACGCCTGCCTGAGCTTCTACAAGCAGGAGGTCGAACAACGAAGGTGGTACGGTTTCTGGGATTATGGGGATTTCATGCATACGTATGATGACGTAAGACATGAATGGAGATACGATGTAGGCGGATTTGCCTGGCAGAATACGGAGCTTGTGCCGAATATCTGGCTATGGCTTTCCTTCTTGCGATCGGGCCGAGCCGATTTGTTCCGCATGGCCGAAGCTATGACGCGTCATACGAGTGAAGTCGATATGTATCATTTGGGCGAATATGCCGGGCTCGGTTCTCGACATAACGTCGTTCACTGGGGCTGCGGTTGCAAGGAAGCGCGTATCGCCATGGCAGGACTGCACCGGTATTATTACTTCTTGACAGCAGATGAACGAATTGGCGATATTTTGGCGGAGGTGGCTGACGCCGATTTCGCGACCGTTGTCATTGACCCGATGCGAGCCTATTTCCCGAAGGATGAACATCCAACCCACGTGAGGAGCGGCCCGGACTGGGCAGCCTTCAGTTCCAATTGGATGTCGCAATGGGAGCGCTTCGAGACTTCTCAATACCGGGATAAGATTCTGCAAGGGATTAAGAATTTGAAGGCTGCACCCTTCCGGCTTTTATCAGGAACTACATTCGGATACGATCCCAACAGCGGAACTCTTACCCATATCAGCGACGGTAATTACGCGTATCACATGGTCGTTTCTTTCGGTGCTCCGCAAGTGTGGATCGAGCTTGCACACCTGCTTTCCGATCCGGAGTGGGACGACATGCTCGTAGAATTTGGGGAATTCTATTACCTAGAACCTGAAGAGAGGTTAGCCCGCACGAATGGTATTCTGCATGCTGACAAGTTCAGCTGGCCGATGTTTGCGGCAGGGATGGCTGCTTACGCTGCCAATAGGCGCGGCAATACGGAATTGGCTGTGAAAACATGGCGTATCCTTATGGAGAATCGTCTGCCGGGTGAAAGTGAGGACGCAACACGCACGTATCCAGTGCCTGAGCTCGCCTATGTTCGACCTATTCATGAACTGCCAACCATCACGACGAACGTCACATCGCAATGGTCATTGAATGCGATCCTATGTCTGGAGCTGATTGGAAACGAACTGCCGATGGGAGATGAACGGTTTTGA
- a CDS encoding AraC family transcriptional regulator: MFKSKRFRNNWIMILLISSIPGLIFGGFIYWLAGGRLENELLQMHNKQIQLRAANIDEQFAYLETSVMHWAFDPSFSYSLASLTLSRDFEIARNMTQTLANMKGANPLALETELFLEGAAPVRFHPQYEAITSAVQIEGYRSLLAIDKKVFWSQHTSESGFPRDNALSLMVKIPETNENPFGVIAVRLDTEKVAKLLQTLAPYTDGGTFLLEENGDRLLSSSGRGPASQLDEAIKREVLARKTQSGSFLFEWNQATYTVAFGTMSRVGTTWTYVTASPISAITKPVVFISQLVLTLSIAMLLLAFVLSWLASRRIYSPIAQLVNLLTGKTGIAALRKEQNDDFKIIEKEWLNLTRESMTLQNKLEEQLPHLKEGFLLQLVQGYLYSYSEQALLERMRNFGRSVDNRQYAMLYIQLSGFENLEGRFSSGDEGLVTFAAANITKELASSRFEQAEVLNFHDLSIGILIILSEGIEKPEVIRTFSQELTQGIHNTLKMYVSVTIGNFALSIVHVPSRFEEAMQASSRRRFESLNQIIDLETLDELEKENHEIHYPFALEREIIQAIRVGHIEEAKQLIQAFMDELLERGAKVIDIQQGMLQLLGSILHAIRLANLDPNRIFKSANLYEQLMQIGDPQKMISWFHDKVVSPFMLELESRSDAQMKKTVEITMIYLQTNYMKDISLDSCADYAGTNTVALSKLFKQVSGKNFIDYLTELRIGKAKELLRDTDMKINDIAEMAGYQPSYFNRIFKKQEGITPSRYRELNRN; the protein is encoded by the coding sequence GTGTTCAAAAGTAAGCGCTTTCGAAATAATTGGATCATGATTCTCCTTATTTCCAGTATTCCTGGGCTTATCTTCGGAGGTTTCATTTATTGGCTGGCTGGAGGGCGTCTGGAAAATGAGCTGCTCCAAATGCATAATAAACAGATTCAGCTAAGAGCAGCTAACATTGACGAGCAGTTCGCTTATTTGGAGACGTCGGTTATGCACTGGGCTTTCGATCCCAGTTTTAGTTACTCATTAGCAAGTCTAACTCTATCGCGTGATTTCGAGATTGCTCGCAACATGACGCAGACACTAGCTAATATGAAAGGCGCCAATCCACTTGCTTTGGAAACCGAGTTATTCTTGGAAGGGGCAGCCCCGGTGCGGTTTCATCCGCAGTATGAAGCAATAACGAGCGCTGTGCAGATCGAAGGATATAGGAGTTTGCTCGCGATTGATAAGAAGGTTTTCTGGTCTCAGCATACTTCGGAATCCGGTTTTCCACGTGATAACGCCCTGTCGTTAATGGTGAAGATACCTGAAACCAACGAGAACCCATTTGGCGTCATTGCAGTTCGGCTCGACACCGAGAAGGTCGCCAAATTGCTGCAAACGTTGGCCCCGTATACCGACGGGGGAACGTTTCTATTGGAGGAAAATGGCGATCGATTGCTGTCTAGTTCGGGGAGAGGGCCAGCATCGCAACTGGATGAAGCTATTAAGCGTGAGGTGCTGGCCAGGAAGACCCAATCAGGCTCATTCCTGTTTGAATGGAACCAAGCGACGTATACGGTAGCGTTCGGTACCATGTCACGCGTCGGTACCACTTGGACGTATGTCACGGCTTCGCCGATCAGCGCAATTACCAAGCCGGTCGTTTTTATTTCTCAATTGGTTTTGACGCTAAGCATCGCGATGCTGCTACTCGCGTTCGTTTTATCTTGGCTGGCTTCCCGGCGTATCTATTCACCTATCGCACAGTTAGTCAACTTGCTAACGGGGAAGACAGGCATAGCGGCGCTCCGGAAAGAACAAAATGATGATTTTAAGATTATTGAGAAAGAATGGCTGAATTTAACTCGAGAGAGTATGACGCTTCAGAATAAGCTGGAGGAACAGCTCCCGCATCTTAAGGAAGGCTTCCTGCTGCAACTTGTTCAAGGGTATCTCTATTCATACTCCGAGCAAGCTCTCCTGGAGCGAATGCGCAATTTTGGAAGGTCAGTGGACAATCGGCAATACGCCATGCTGTATATTCAATTGAGCGGGTTTGAAAATTTGGAGGGGCGCTTCTCGTCCGGCGACGAAGGGTTGGTCACTTTCGCTGCTGCCAATATTACGAAGGAGCTGGCGTCGAGTCGGTTCGAACAAGCAGAAGTGTTGAACTTTCACGATTTGTCCATTGGTATCCTCATTATTCTTTCAGAAGGAATTGAAAAGCCAGAAGTAATTAGAACGTTCAGCCAAGAACTGACTCAAGGAATTCATAACACGCTGAAAATGTACGTATCGGTTACCATCGGCAATTTTGCTTTGTCTATTGTGCATGTGCCCTCCCGTTTCGAGGAAGCGATGCAGGCATCCAGCAGACGTCGTTTCGAAAGCCTTAACCAAATTATCGATCTGGAAACGCTGGATGAACTCGAGAAAGAGAACCATGAAATTCATTATCCATTCGCACTCGAAAGAGAGATTATTCAAGCGATCCGGGTCGGTCACATTGAAGAAGCGAAGCAGCTTATTCAGGCTTTTATGGACGAATTGCTCGAACGCGGAGCCAAGGTGATCGATATTCAGCAAGGCATGCTTCAATTGTTGGGAAGTATCCTGCATGCGATTCGGCTTGCGAACTTGGATCCAAACCGAATATTTAAATCGGCTAATTTATACGAACAACTTATGCAAATCGGAGACCCGCAGAAAATGATCTCCTGGTTCCACGATAAAGTAGTGAGTCCATTCATGCTGGAGCTGGAATCCCGATCTGATGCACAAATGAAGAAGACAGTAGAAATTACAATGATTTATCTGCAGACCAATTACATGAAGGATATATCGCTGGACAGCTGCGCTGATTACGCGGGCACGAATACGGTTGCGCTAAGCAAATTATTCAAGCAGGTCAGCGGCAAAAATTTTATTGACTATTTAACCGAGCTTCGTATCGGCAAAGCGAAGGAGCTTTTACGTGATACGGATATGAAAATCAATGACATTGCCGAAATGGCAGGCTATCAGCCAAGCTATTTTAACCGCATTTTCAAGAAACAAGAAGGCATAACGCCAAGTCGATATCGGGAGTTAAACAGAAACTAA
- the tnpC gene encoding IS66 family transposase, with amino-acid sequence MKMSLEEIKQISHSSPDQIEKVITKLLERITELENRVAELERQLGLNSKNSSKPPSSDGFRKPANSRIAGGKKGAPLGHEGHTLSMVDDPDAILDFCLTTCPACHAPMDQENCIGYDRRQQIDLPEPRIQTTEFRAHTSCCPQCSGVHQAAFPSHVSASVQYGAGVTGWIVYVSAYHMIPLKRVSEMFADLTGHSLSEATVIAHLKKSHKQLGPYEEQIRQNLLNADVLHADETGIHVDGKQRWLHTLSNVDWTFQAVHENRGTLAFDAIGLLPAYSGILVHDCNGPYFKEKYTFQHALCNAHLLRECQGIADYDHHQWAVQMKRLLQVAWRLTLAARKVLCCLAPSTVKWLENWYDDILQQGELEWNQGRTKAKTGPQGRQSKSKSANLGERFRRHKEPILRFIQPVYSRCPCSF; translated from the coding sequence ATGAAAATGAGCCTCGAAGAAATCAAACAAATTAGCCACAGTAGTCCAGATCAAATCGAGAAGGTCATTACGAAACTGCTAGAACGGATCACTGAACTGGAAAACAGAGTAGCCGAGTTGGAGCGCCAGCTAGGGCTTAACAGCAAGAATAGTAGCAAGCCGCCTTCAAGTGACGGGTTTCGTAAGCCCGCAAACTCCCGCATCGCTGGTGGCAAAAAGGGAGCACCCCTAGGTCATGAAGGACACACACTTAGTATGGTGGATGATCCGGATGCCATCCTCGACTTTTGCCTAACTACCTGCCCTGCGTGTCATGCTCCAATGGACCAGGAGAACTGTATAGGCTACGACCGGCGTCAGCAGATCGATCTGCCTGAACCACGCATCCAGACAACCGAGTTTCGCGCTCATACGAGCTGCTGCCCGCAGTGTAGCGGGGTTCATCAGGCTGCTTTTCCGTCGCATGTCAGCGCCTCTGTCCAATATGGAGCTGGTGTTACGGGCTGGATCGTGTATGTGAGTGCGTACCATATGATTCCACTGAAAAGGGTGAGCGAGATGTTTGCGGACCTGACCGGGCATTCGCTGAGCGAGGCTACGGTCATCGCCCATTTGAAGAAATCGCACAAGCAGCTAGGTCCCTATGAGGAACAAATTCGCCAAAACCTGCTGAATGCCGATGTTTTGCACGCTGATGAAACCGGCATTCACGTCGATGGCAAACAGCGATGGCTGCACACCCTCTCTAATGTGGACTGGACGTTCCAGGCGGTTCACGAAAACCGGGGCACCCTCGCTTTTGATGCCATCGGTCTGCTGCCGGCTTACTCGGGCATTCTAGTGCATGACTGCAACGGGCCGTATTTTAAAGAAAAATACACGTTCCAGCATGCCTTATGCAATGCGCACTTACTGCGGGAATGCCAAGGAATCGCCGATTATGATCATCACCAGTGGGCCGTGCAGATGAAACGCTTGCTACAAGTAGCCTGGCGTCTCACGCTAGCCGCCCGTAAAGTCTTGTGCTGCTTAGCTCCGAGTACGGTTAAATGGCTAGAGAATTGGTACGATGACATCCTGCAGCAGGGCGAGCTGGAATGGAATCAAGGGCGTACCAAAGCCAAAACCGGACCGCAAGGCAGGCAAAGCAAAAGTAAATCGGCCAATCTGGGTGAACGTTTCCGTCGTCACAAGGAACCGATTCTCCGGTTTATTCAACCGGTTTATTCAAGATGTCCGTGTTCCTTTTGA
- a CDS encoding S-layer homology domain-containing protein, with the protein MVKMKRWFSMIMAVVFAAGLLFNPLTASVEAAGPKAVIFPYIQPAKYAASVNYTLKANGVDIPVVKAFDDYDYANFSMSNGPVTFEVTILNTDKVHDYAISPMKLGIQPDSVVGRTLTFTTQKDEYLIVTMNSRKTRLVIAADPAETDVPAATGTGIFNVGQAPYLVASTGGQTGVAARTAAIQQAIDDASSYGTQAGNGVQGIVYIPAGQYYIGNLVLKSNTALYMQPGAAFIGTGKTADYKEHWFKDSMGRPATWWISTAFDSTNIKLYGRGTIDGNGAALYADKSTNAKGMINNLVVPIATSNFIMDGITIRESASWAVTPVRSHDLSFTNVKFFNSLGMGENDGIDVCESQNVVVRNAIGIALDDPFSTKAWKETTDIASGKVPWPGSPQPVSNVLFEDAISWTLCYGFKIGQGVMQDQNDIVFRDSVVYKAAVGFAIHHKYGAGAVSNVTFENMDVEDISGFNEDNSAWMTLFTVNGSNSGVGPVTGIKVKNITVRDAGEGVAKIKGMPDAPISGITFENVYMPGKAQPATNLYEMNFANKDNYSDITIKPVQNPEPRPQTNLALNHPAVASSNDSTVDTAPWAFDGDMSTRFGSKRAVDPGWIYVDLGTIKSINEVRLYWEAAYAKSYQIQVSNDLQTWNNVYSTTTGKGLMEKIAFNQTDARYVRMYGTVRATQYGYSMWEFEVYGPEVFPETIALNKTAVALLPGETALLTAAVLPANTTNNKAIWSSSNKNIAAVDSNGLVTATGLGTASITAKTANGEFKAAATVTVAELSKPQLLSAIAGDGYVNLNWSNVDKALNYHIYASTTAGSYGAPVATVGNEVYKYKAEGLHNGDTYYFVIKAVRGERESGVSNELLAVPQIATPGVPQVTSAVPGSEQVRLTWEAMDSATNYHIYVSTKSGEYGSELATVSGSVYTYDAVDLTNGTPYYFVLRASNPGGLSGTSQEVSATPQMSPPGTPAVNAPVAGNGQVSLSWVPMDRVTNYHLYVSTKSGEYGSELANLSGSVYTYNAVELTNGTKYYFTVKAENPGGISEASNEVSAVPYTEEPSNSGDNNQPSASSGQSPATSQTGELGTTVKGELNGKSLTTYTVDAQKLEQRLSAGGESSLILLSTSDKADAFIGKLTGQMVKSMEQKNAVLELRTDAATYTLPAKQIQVENLQKQFGENVEFQDIEIQIEIVKPNEDMFRLIKNTLSTSDLELKSTPVEFKVSASYKGRTIEIAQFSNYVERMLPIEDQADAGQITTAVVIDPDGTLRHVPTKIVNLDGKYWAQINSLTNSVYFLIAHRIAFGDVQDHWAKKEVTNLAARMVIQGQDDTHFNPDQDITRAEFTAIIVRALGLKPQNGSSQFADVTPTAWYHDAIQTAAAYHLIGGYEDGTFRPANTINREQAMMIMANAMKLTGMKENLPDAALLAKYQDADQVSEWAQRNLAICLQGGIIAGRTDSTLAPKGQLTRAEVAVMSQRLLLQAGLINP; encoded by the coding sequence ATGGTAAAAATGAAACGATGGTTCAGTATGATCATGGCGGTTGTTTTTGCGGCAGGATTGCTGTTTAATCCTCTGACGGCAAGCGTGGAGGCAGCAGGGCCCAAAGCGGTGATATTTCCCTATATCCAACCAGCGAAGTACGCAGCTTCCGTTAACTACACGCTGAAGGCGAACGGAGTGGATATTCCCGTAGTCAAAGCTTTTGACGATTATGATTATGCGAACTTTTCCATGTCCAATGGGCCGGTTACCTTCGAGGTTACGATATTAAATACGGACAAAGTTCACGATTACGCGATTAGCCCCATGAAACTGGGGATTCAGCCGGACAGCGTAGTGGGCCGAACCCTGACGTTCACTACACAGAAAGACGAATATTTGATCGTTACGATGAACAGCAGGAAGACGCGCCTCGTCATTGCGGCTGATCCGGCAGAAACCGATGTTCCTGCAGCTACAGGGACAGGTATTTTCAATGTAGGACAAGCCCCTTATCTAGTTGCCTCAACCGGGGGCCAAACAGGCGTGGCAGCTAGAACAGCAGCCATTCAGCAAGCCATTGACGATGCTAGCAGCTACGGTACCCAGGCAGGGAATGGCGTTCAAGGAATCGTGTACATTCCTGCGGGACAATACTATATTGGCAATCTCGTGCTGAAAAGCAATACCGCGCTGTATATGCAGCCAGGGGCTGCGTTCATAGGAACGGGAAAAACAGCCGATTACAAGGAACACTGGTTCAAGGATTCTATGGGCAGGCCGGCAACCTGGTGGATCTCTACCGCTTTTGACTCGACGAACATCAAGCTGTATGGACGTGGCACGATAGATGGGAATGGCGCTGCGCTATATGCCGATAAATCGACCAATGCCAAAGGCATGATTAACAATCTGGTTGTGCCCATCGCGACATCCAATTTCATCATGGATGGGATTACTATCAGAGAATCCGCGTCTTGGGCGGTTACGCCTGTTCGATCACATGATCTTAGTTTTACGAATGTGAAGTTCTTTAACAGTTTGGGCATGGGGGAAAATGATGGCATCGATGTGTGCGAGTCGCAGAATGTCGTAGTGAGGAATGCGATCGGGATTGCGCTGGATGATCCGTTCTCGACGAAAGCTTGGAAGGAGACGACGGATATTGCCTCAGGCAAAGTACCTTGGCCCGGCAGTCCACAGCCTGTAAGCAATGTTCTTTTTGAAGATGCAATCTCTTGGACATTGTGCTACGGCTTCAAAATCGGTCAAGGGGTTATGCAGGATCAGAATGATATTGTCTTTCGAGATAGTGTCGTGTACAAGGCGGCTGTCGGGTTTGCCATTCATCACAAATATGGCGCTGGCGCTGTGAGCAATGTTACCTTTGAGAATATGGATGTCGAGGATATTAGCGGCTTCAACGAAGATAACAGTGCCTGGATGACGCTGTTTACGGTAAATGGAAGCAATTCGGGTGTAGGTCCGGTCACAGGAATTAAGGTCAAAAATATTACTGTGCGCGATGCTGGGGAGGGTGTCGCCAAAATAAAAGGGATGCCCGATGCGCCGATAAGCGGAATCACATTTGAAAATGTCTACATGCCGGGGAAAGCCCAGCCTGCAACAAACCTATATGAGATGAATTTCGCAAATAAGGATAATTATAGCGATATCACCATTAAACCAGTGCAGAATCCAGAGCCTCGGCCGCAGACGAATTTGGCCCTGAATCATCCAGCGGTGGCTTCCTCTAATGACAGTACGGTGGATACGGCGCCTTGGGCTTTCGACGGAGATATGTCGACCCGGTTCGGTTCCAAAAGAGCCGTCGATCCAGGCTGGATTTATGTTGATTTGGGAACTATTAAATCTATTAATGAAGTTCGGCTTTACTGGGAGGCTGCCTACGCAAAAAGCTATCAAATTCAGGTGTCGAATGATCTGCAAACTTGGAACAATGTGTATAGCACGACCACCGGCAAAGGTTTAATGGAGAAAATTGCATTTAATCAGACCGACGCTCGATACGTAAGGATGTACGGTACAGTAAGGGCTACGCAGTATGGCTATTCCATGTGGGAGTTTGAAGTCTATGGTCCAGAAGTTTTTCCGGAAACCATCGCTTTGAACAAAACAGCTGTGGCTTTGCTTCCAGGTGAAACAGCGTTATTGACAGCAGCGGTGCTGCCAGCAAATACAACGAACAATAAAGCAATATGGTCGTCGAGCAACAAAAATATAGCAGCGGTTGACAGCAACGGACTTGTTACAGCGACAGGACTAGGGACCGCTTCCATTACAGCCAAAACCGCAAACGGAGAATTCAAGGCAGCAGCTACGGTTACAGTGGCTGAACTCAGCAAGCCCCAATTGCTATCTGCCATTGCAGGAGATGGCTACGTGAATCTGAACTGGAGCAACGTAGACAAGGCATTGAATTATCACATTTATGCCAGTACAACAGCTGGTTCATATGGTGCTCCGGTAGCAACGGTTGGCAATGAAGTTTACAAGTACAAGGCTGAAGGGCTGCATAACGGAGATACCTATTACTTCGTCATTAAGGCAGTTCGTGGTGAAAGAGAGAGCGGCGTTTCCAATGAACTATTAGCGGTGCCGCAAATAGCAACACCAGGAGTGCCCCAAGTAACGTCCGCAGTGCCGGGCAGTGAACAAGTGCGTCTCACTTGGGAAGCGATGGACTCGGCCACGAATTATCACATTTATGTCAGCACGAAATCAGGTGAATATGGAAGCGAACTTGCAACTGTAAGCGGCTCTGTTTATACGTATGATGCTGTGGATTTGACCAATGGAACGCCTTATTACTTTGTTCTTAGGGCCAGCAATCCGGGGGGATTAAGTGGAACCTCTCAAGAAGTGAGCGCAACACCGCAAATGTCGCCGCCTGGAACACCAGCCGTTAATGCCCCAGTTGCTGGTAACGGACAAGTAAGTCTCAGCTGGGTCCCGATGGATCGTGTGACGAATTATCATCTTTATGTCAGCACGAAATCAGGTGAATATGGAAGCGAGCTTGCAAATTTAAGCGGCTCTGTTTATACGTATAATGCTGTGGAATTGACCAATGGAACGAAGTACTATTTTACCGTTAAAGCTGAAAATCCGGGTGGAATCAGCGAAGCTTCGAATGAAGTAAGTGCGGTGCCATACACTGAAGAACCTTCGAATAGTGGGGACAATAACCAACCTAGCGCATCTTCGGGACAATCTCCAGCTACCTCTCAAACAGGTGAACTGGGTACTACAGTCAAGGGTGAACTAAACGGTAAATCCCTAACAACCTATACCGTGGATGCTCAAAAGCTGGAACAGCGCTTATCCGCAGGTGGAGAGAGTAGTCTTATTCTTTTGTCGACATCGGATAAAGCCGATGCGTTCATAGGTAAACTGACGGGGCAAATGGTTAAAAGTATGGAGCAAAAGAATGCAGTGCTGGAATTACGAACCGATGCAGCTACTTACACCTTGCCTGCTAAGCAGATTCAAGTTGAAAACTTACAGAAACAATTTGGCGAAAATGTGGAGTTTCAAGATATCGAAATCCAGATTGAAATTGTGAAGCCAAATGAGGATATGTTCCGGCTTATAAAGAATACCCTTTCCACGAGCGATCTGGAACTGAAATCTACGCCAGTTGAGTTCAAAGTGAGTGCAAGCTATAAGGGCCGAACCATAGAGATTGCCCAGTTTAGCAATTATGTGGAAAGAATGCTGCCAATCGAAGATCAAGCCGATGCAGGCCAAATCACGACAGCCGTCGTGATCGACCCAGATGGCACCTTACGGCACGTCCCAACCAAGATTGTGAACTTAGACGGGAAATATTGGGCCCAAATAAATAGTTTGACGAATAGCGTCTACTTTCTGATTGCACACCGCATCGCGTTTGGAGACGTTCAAGATCACTGGGCGAAAAAAGAAGTGACTAATTTGGCAGCGAGAATGGTTATTCAAGGGCAAGATGATACTCACTTCAACCCGGATCAAGATATTACACGAGCGGAGTTCACCGCTATTATCGTTCGGGCGCTAGGATTGAAGCCGCAAAATGGAAGCAGTCAATTCGCTGATGTTACTCCTACTGCGTGGTACCATGATGCGATTCAAACTGCCGCTGCCTACCATCTTATTGGAGGGTATGAGGACGGCACGTTCCGGCCGGCGAATACCATCAATAGGGAACAGGCGATGATGATCATGGCTAATGCCATGAAATTAACAGGTATGAAAGAGAACTTACCGGACGCAGCGCTTCTCGCCAAGTATCAGGATGCTGATCAGGTATCGGAATGGGCGCAAAGAAACTTAGCTATCTGCTTGCAGGGAGGCATCATTGCTGGCCGAACGGACAGTACGCTTGCCCCCAAAGGGCAATTGACGAGAGCAGAAGTTGCCGTTATGTCGCAGCGTCTTCTGCTGCAGGCTGGTTTGATCAATCCGTAA